In Deltaproteobacteria bacterium, one genomic interval encodes:
- a CDS encoding efflux RND transporter permease subunit, producing MKRVIEFSIGNPVIVNLVVLLILISGVIAFVGMKRELFPDFSRRVIRIDTTYRGASPEEVEELITAKIEDRVRNVDGVNEMLSTSREGQSEIRLRMQSDTEMSRALGDVRAALDRVVGLPEEAEEPRVSEVLSAIPVITVALSGDIPERELGEIAKDVRDQLRRVDGVATVSIFGLRENRILIEIDPERLDQYRLSLDEIRAAVANQNRNVPGGALKTARGEILVRTLGVAGGVADVERMILRSTDTGHALTVGDVATVRESFEDPTALSRYGGRPSMNLVVIKEDSGDAISVSERVRDSVADLRGTLPETVSIGIFNDFSVYIRNRLGTLGESGAIGLSIVLATLCLFVRGRIAVLTALGIPFAVLGCLVLMSVFDYSLNMISAFGLILVLGLLVDDAVIVTENVYRYVEQGLPPKEAALQGTYEVAWPVVTTVVTTVAAFVPFLLIPGTIGFFMEPLPIVVTFALLLSLLEVLFILPSHLSDVITPAYADKLRRGERLWLTRMRRRERLIGLRRMHVRGQRTWLAGLRGAYEKVLGVAVRWRYVAVSVIVAGSVLLAVAAQYRVPFVLFSEFESSQFFINFETSANAKLEDTEAVAVQAEEIVLGLPPGELRSLSTTVGVAFLDANRVVRGSNVGQLTLELQDDRVRSSAEVIEDLRGKMERIPGITKLQFLSLQAGPGGPDIEARVIGEDLASLRRLTDEVKAFLATLPGVRDIRDDMVAGKDEIRISLKPEGRALGLDVSGIARQVQQGFQGVEASSIQRGDEDVPIVIRFPGDQRGQVDTVSRMKLTLPSGERVFLSDVADIGTGISATQINRDDQKRALSVFAEVETGKTTVVEVTNALQRQFADAGRRYPGQRVVVKGERQEMEESLGSLPQISLITLFVIYFVLGSLFKSFVQPFIVMAAIPFSFGGIVIGHLVMGENLSFLSLLGFVALAGVVVNDSLILVDFINRSRRRGTSAYDSIIQSGVMRLRPVMLTTVTTVGGLVPLAFFATGQAKFLSPMAISVVWGLSFATILTLMLTPCLYAILDDVKAFARRLFRVGAATPLEAFSENPLGSLPTPSPSGRGPG from the coding sequence ATGAAGAGGGTGATCGAGTTCTCGATCGGGAACCCCGTCATCGTCAACCTGGTGGTGCTCCTGATCCTCATCTCGGGCGTGATCGCCTTCGTCGGGATGAAGCGGGAGTTGTTCCCCGATTTTTCCCGCCGCGTGATTCGGATCGACACGACGTATCGAGGGGCCTCGCCCGAGGAGGTGGAGGAGCTCATCACCGCCAAGATCGAGGACCGGGTCCGCAACGTGGACGGCGTCAACGAGATGCTCTCCACTTCCCGCGAGGGACAGTCCGAAATCCGCCTCCGGATGCAGTCGGATACCGAGATGAGCCGCGCCCTGGGGGACGTGCGCGCCGCCCTGGACCGGGTCGTCGGACTGCCGGAGGAGGCCGAGGAGCCCCGGGTGAGCGAGGTCCTGTCCGCCATCCCGGTGATCACCGTCGCCTTGAGCGGCGACATCCCCGAGCGGGAGCTGGGGGAGATCGCCAAGGATGTGCGGGACCAACTCAGGCGCGTGGACGGCGTCGCCACCGTCTCGATCTTCGGCTTGCGCGAGAACCGGATCCTCATCGAGATCGACCCGGAACGGCTCGACCAGTACCGGCTGAGCCTGGACGAGATTCGCGCCGCCGTGGCCAATCAGAACCGCAACGTGCCCGGCGGCGCGCTGAAGACCGCCCGCGGCGAGATCCTGGTGCGGACCCTGGGGGTGGCCGGAGGCGTGGCCGACGTGGAGCGCATGATCCTCCGTTCCACCGACACCGGGCACGCCCTTACGGTGGGCGACGTCGCTACGGTGCGCGAGTCCTTCGAGGACCCCACGGCGCTGTCGCGTTACGGCGGCAGGCCGTCGATGAACCTCGTGGTCATCAAGGAGGACAGCGGCGATGCCATCAGCGTCTCGGAACGCGTCCGCGACTCCGTGGCGGATCTCCGCGGGACCTTGCCGGAAACCGTGTCCATCGGCATCTTCAACGACTTCTCGGTGTACATCCGGAACCGTCTGGGCACTCTGGGCGAGAGCGGCGCCATCGGCCTGAGCATCGTGCTGGCCACGCTGTGCCTGTTCGTGCGCGGACGCATCGCCGTGTTGACCGCCCTGGGCATACCGTTCGCGGTGCTGGGCTGTCTGGTGCTGATGTCGGTCTTCGACTACAGCCTGAACATGATTTCCGCCTTCGGCCTGATCCTGGTCCTCGGCCTGTTGGTGGACGATGCCGTCATCGTGACCGAGAACGTGTACCGCTACGTGGAGCAGGGTCTGCCGCCCAAGGAGGCGGCGCTCCAGGGCACCTACGAGGTCGCCTGGCCGGTGGTCACCACCGTGGTCACCACGGTCGCCGCGTTCGTTCCGTTCCTGCTGATCCCGGGCACCATCGGCTTCTTCATGGAGCCTCTTCCCATCGTTGTCACCTTCGCGCTGCTGCTCTCGCTGCTCGAGGTGCTGTTCATCCTGCCGTCGCACCTGTCGGACGTCATCACGCCCGCTTATGCGGACAAGCTCCGGCGCGGGGAGCGCCTGTGGCTCACCCGAATGCGCCGTCGCGAGCGCCTGATCGGTCTCCGCCGCATGCACGTGCGTGGCCAGCGCACATGGCTCGCCGGCCTGCGCGGGGCCTACGAAAAGGTCCTCGGAGTCGCGGTCCGCTGGCGTTACGTGGCGGTGAGCGTGATCGTCGCCGGCAGCGTGCTGCTGGCGGTGGCGGCCCAGTACCGGGTGCCCTTCGTGCTCTTCAGCGAGTTCGAATCGAGCCAGTTCTTCATCAACTTCGAGACGTCCGCCAACGCCAAGCTGGAAGACACCGAGGCCGTGGCCGTTCAGGCGGAGGAGATCGTGCTGGGGTTGCCGCCCGGCGAGCTCAGGTCCCTTTCCACCACCGTCGGCGTCGCCTTCCTGGACGCGAACCGCGTGGTGCGGGGAAGCAACGTGGGGCAGCTCACCCTGGAGCTGCAGGACGACCGCGTGCGCAGTTCGGCCGAGGTCATCGAGGACCTCCGGGGCAAGATGGAACGGATACCGGGCATCACCAAGCTCCAGTTCCTCAGTCTCCAGGCCGGTCCCGGCGGGCCGGACATCGAGGCCCGCGTCATCGGCGAGGACCTCGCGAGCCTCCGGCGGCTGACCGATGAGGTCAAGGCCTTTCTGGCCACCCTGCCGGGCGTACGGGACATCCGTGACGACATGGTCGCCGGCAAGGACGAGATCCGCATCAGCCTCAAGCCGGAAGGCCGCGCGCTGGGTCTCGACGTGAGCGGCATCGCACGCCAGGTGCAGCAGGGATTTCAGGGGGTCGAGGCTTCGAGCATCCAGCGCGGAGACGAAGACGTGCCCATCGTCATCCGGTTCCCCGGGGACCAGCGCGGCCAGGTCGACACCGTGTCGCGCATGAAGCTCACGCTGCCTTCCGGCGAGCGGGTCTTCCTGAGCGACGTCGCCGACATCGGCACCGGCATCAGCGCGACGCAGATCAACCGGGACGACCAGAAGCGGGCGTTGAGCGTCTTCGCCGAGGTGGAGACGGGCAAGACCACCGTGGTGGAGGTCACGAACGCGTTGCAGCGGCAGTTCGCCGACGCCGGCCGCCGCTACCCGGGCCAGCGGGTCGTGGTCAAGGGCGAACGGCAGGAGATGGAGGAGTCGCTGGGTTCCTTGCCGCAAATCTCCCTGATCACGTTGTTCGTCATCTACTTCGTGCTGGGCTCCCTGTTCAAGTCGTTCGTGCAACCGTTCATCGTCATGGCCGCGATCCCCTTCTCCTTCGGCGGCATCGTGATCGGCCATCTCGTCATGGGCGAGAACCTGAGCTTTCTGTCCCTCCTGGGTTTCGTCGCCCTGGCGGGGGTCGTGGTCAACGATTCCCTCATCCTGGTGGACTTCATCAACCGCAGCCGGAGGAGGGGCACGTCGGCCTACGACTCCATCATCCAGTCCGGCGTCATGCGCCTGAGGCCCGTCATGCTGACCACCGTCACCACCGTGGGCGGCCTCGTCCCGCTGGCCTTCTTCGCCACCGGCCAGGCCAAGTTCCTTTCGCCCATGGCCATCTCGGTGGTGTGGGGCCTGTCCTTCGCGACCATCCTGACGCTGATGCTCACGCCCTGCCTCTACGCCATCCTCGACGACGTCAAGGCCTTCGCTCGGCGATTGTTCCGCGTCGGCGCCGCGACGCCCCTGGAGGCTTTTTCCGAGAATCCACTTGGCAGCCTTCCGACCCCCTCTCCCTCTGGGAGAGGGCCGGGGTGA
- a CDS encoding TetR/AcrR family transcriptional regulator, producing MPIVVDKERKRAEILEAAMLVFASKGFHRAKMEEVAAAAQIGKGTIYEYFTSKPQMLQALHGHMLGKLKDYYSEKLKGIEEPPEILAHFLAAALASFREWEPFFYVFCDVWAEAGRAEQQNLLRMQLRESYQSSIDDLTGVVEAGVAGGFFRCEQPRLAAEYILACVDGLALHWLYDQEAFDLGEMTESLTRTVLRSLS from the coding sequence ATGCCTATCGTTGTCGACAAGGAGCGCAAACGCGCCGAGATCCTGGAAGCGGCGATGCTGGTCTTCGCCAGCAAGGGCTTTCATCGCGCCAAGATGGAGGAAGTGGCGGCCGCCGCGCAGATCGGCAAGGGCACCATCTACGAGTACTTCACCAGCAAGCCGCAAATGCTGCAGGCCCTCCACGGCCACATGCTGGGCAAGCTCAAGGACTACTACAGCGAGAAGCTCAAGGGCATCGAGGAGCCTCCGGAGATCCTCGCCCACTTCCTGGCCGCGGCCCTCGCGAGCTTCCGGGAATGGGAGCCCTTCTTCTACGTCTTCTGCGACGTCTGGGCCGAAGCCGGCCGGGCCGAGCAGCAGAACCTCCTGCGGATGCAGTTGCGCGAGTCCTACCAGTCCTCCATCGACGACCTCACCGGGGTGGTCGAGGCGGGGGTGGCCGGCGGATTCTTCCGTTGCGAACAGCCCCGGCTGGCGGCCGAGTACATTCTCGCCTGCGTCGACGGGCTGGCGCTCCACTGGCTCTATGACCAGGAGGCGTTCGACCTGGGCGAGATGACCGAGTCCCTGACCCGGACGGTCCTGAGGAGCCTGTCGTGA
- a CDS encoding efflux RND transporter periplasmic adaptor subunit: MKVRIAVSVLLILLLSAVTAVGVYVIQDVEEKPPVEPEAVPVPVEVAAVTAADFVHRIEALGSIAAVREGPVSAEVAGRIVEIPADVDLGSEVAAGDLLARVDHRDYEIAVRKAAAQVSGARARLRKAAVDIERQRKLVSLNGEQFRLARAEHDRLVKLREKGLVSSQEVERQELSWRRIEEELESARSGQRQTEALYAIAQADLDLAGAQLEQARETLRDTGIRAPFAGIIARKSVTLGERVAPGQVLFQLSDVETVKLDVRIPASEIQQIDPRVAASVRVTGLERELTGQVANIGPRADPGTRSFPVEIFLSNPERRLLPGMFARAMIPVRAYPAAILIPRESVLFEGGGATVFVADPDSGRAARRAVRIAGRFGARYMIAGGLEPGDLLVIAGQRLLLDGARIRVVTRRDLSS; the protein is encoded by the coding sequence GTGAAAGTCCGCATCGCCGTCTCCGTATTGTTGATCCTGCTCCTGAGCGCGGTGACCGCGGTGGGCGTGTACGTGATCCAGGACGTGGAGGAGAAGCCGCCGGTCGAGCCCGAAGCGGTGCCCGTGCCCGTGGAGGTGGCCGCGGTCACGGCCGCGGACTTCGTGCACCGGATCGAAGCCTTGGGGAGCATCGCCGCGGTGCGCGAGGGGCCGGTCAGCGCCGAGGTCGCCGGCCGCATTGTCGAGATCCCGGCGGACGTCGACCTGGGGAGCGAGGTGGCGGCCGGCGATCTGCTGGCCAGGGTGGATCACCGGGACTACGAGATCGCGGTAAGGAAGGCCGCGGCCCAAGTGTCCGGGGCCAGGGCGCGGCTGCGCAAGGCCGCGGTGGACATCGAGCGGCAGCGCAAGCTGGTGAGCCTCAACGGGGAACAGTTCCGGCTCGCGCGCGCGGAGCACGACCGCCTCGTCAAGCTGCGCGAGAAGGGGCTCGTGTCCAGTCAGGAAGTCGAACGGCAGGAGCTTTCCTGGCGGCGCATCGAGGAGGAGCTCGAGTCGGCCCGGAGCGGACAGCGCCAGACCGAAGCCCTGTACGCCATCGCCCAGGCGGACCTCGACCTCGCCGGCGCGCAGTTGGAACAGGCTCGGGAGACGCTGCGCGACACCGGGATCCGGGCGCCCTTTGCCGGCATCATCGCGCGCAAGAGCGTCACCCTTGGGGAGCGGGTCGCGCCGGGCCAGGTGCTCTTCCAGCTTTCCGACGTGGAGACGGTGAAGCTCGACGTGCGTATCCCGGCCTCCGAGATTCAACAAATCGACCCGCGGGTCGCCGCCAGCGTGCGGGTGACCGGTCTCGAGCGGGAACTCACCGGACAGGTGGCCAACATCGGCCCGCGCGCCGACCCGGGCACACGCTCCTTCCCCGTGGAGATCTTCCTGTCCAATCCGGAGCGCCGGCTTCTTCCCGGAATGTTCGCGCGGGCCATGATTCCGGTCCGCGCCTATCCGGCGGCCATTCTGATCCCGCGGGAGAGCGTCCTCTTCGAGGGCGGCGGAGCCACCGTCTTCGTGGCCGACCCTGATTCCGGCCGCGCGGCGCGGCGCGCGGTGCGCATCGCCGGGCGTTTCGGCGCGCGCTACATGATCGCCGGGGGCCTTGAGCCCGGAGACCTCCTCGTCATCGCCGGGCAGCGCCTGCTGCTGGACGGCGCGCGCATTCGCGTGGTCACGCGCCGGGATCTCTCCTCATGA
- a CDS encoding proline--tRNA ligase: MRWRTSFIPTIKEEPSDAEVVSHRLLVRAGMIRQVSRGVYDFLPLALRTLRKIEAIVREEMNRAGAQELLMPVTSPAELWQDSGRWEVYGKELLRFKDRHERDFCLAPTHEEVITDIVRRDVRSYRELPMNLYQIQTKFRDEVRPRFGLMRGREFIMKDAYSFHLDREDAEREYRNMYDTYRRIFTRCGLSFRAVEADSGAIGGSLSHEFQVLAESGEDALAACGACDYAANVQKAESRLAETEGGAGGAEPEVVPTPGLKTVPEVSEFLKVPPERFIKTMIYRKPSGGLLAVLVRGDHEVNETKLGNLLDTIAVEMADEDEVLEAVGAPPGFLGPMNLPLEVWADHAVQGMTDAVTGANQGDAHTVHVDQTRDFTPARFADLRLVRAGDRCARCDEGVIEEHRGIEVGHVFYLGSKYSQAMNATILDSGGQERIMEMGCYGIGVTRLMAAAIEQNNDADGIIWPLSIAPFAVELLPLNYKEDAVREVTDRIYDGLREAGREVLLDDRDERPGVKFKDADLVGIPLRVTIGARGLAKGNVELRWRKDGATEDVPVDEAVARIGAALESATT, translated from the coding sequence ATGCGCTGGCGAACGTCGTTCATACCCACCATCAAGGAAGAGCCGTCGGACGCGGAGGTGGTCAGCCACCGGCTGCTGGTGCGCGCCGGCATGATCCGGCAGGTCAGCCGCGGGGTGTACGACTTTCTCCCGCTGGCGTTGCGCACCCTGCGCAAGATCGAGGCCATCGTGCGCGAGGAGATGAACCGGGCCGGCGCCCAGGAGCTGCTGATGCCGGTCACCTCGCCGGCTGAGCTGTGGCAGGACAGCGGCCGCTGGGAGGTCTACGGCAAGGAGCTGCTGCGCTTCAAGGACCGTCACGAGCGGGACTTCTGTCTCGCCCCGACCCACGAGGAGGTCATCACCGACATCGTGCGCCGGGACGTCCGCTCCTACCGCGAGCTGCCCATGAACCTCTACCAGATCCAGACCAAGTTCCGTGACGAGGTGCGCCCGCGCTTCGGCTTGATGCGCGGCCGCGAGTTCATCATGAAGGACGCCTACAGCTTCCACCTGGACCGGGAGGACGCCGAGCGCGAGTACCGCAACATGTACGACACCTACCGGCGCATCTTCACCCGCTGCGGCCTGAGCTTTCGCGCGGTGGAGGCCGACTCCGGCGCCATCGGCGGCAGCCTGTCGCACGAGTTCCAGGTGCTGGCGGAGTCGGGCGAGGACGCGCTGGCCGCGTGCGGCGCCTGCGACTACGCCGCCAACGTGCAGAAGGCGGAGTCGCGGCTGGCGGAAACCGAAGGCGGCGCGGGCGGCGCCGAGCCGGAAGTCGTGCCCACGCCCGGCCTCAAGACGGTCCCGGAGGTGTCCGAGTTCCTGAAGGTCCCGCCGGAGCGCTTCATCAAGACCATGATCTACCGGAAGCCGTCCGGCGGGCTGCTGGCCGTGCTGGTGCGCGGCGACCACGAGGTCAACGAGACCAAGCTGGGCAACCTGCTGGACACCATCGCGGTGGAAATGGCCGACGAGGACGAGGTGCTTGAGGCCGTGGGGGCGCCGCCGGGTTTCCTCGGGCCCATGAACCTGCCCCTGGAGGTATGGGCGGACCACGCCGTTCAGGGCATGACCGACGCGGTCACCGGCGCCAACCAGGGCGACGCCCACACCGTCCACGTGGACCAGACCCGGGATTTCACCCCCGCCCGCTTCGCCGACCTGCGCCTGGTCCGGGCCGGAGACCGGTGCGCGCGTTGCGACGAGGGCGTCATCGAGGAGCATCGCGGCATCGAGGTGGGACACGTCTTCTATCTCGGGAGCAAGTACAGCCAGGCCATGAACGCCACGATCCTCGACTCCGGGGGGCAGGAGCGCATCATGGAGATGGGCTGCTACGGCATCGGCGTCACCCGGCTCATGGCCGCCGCCATCGAGCAGAACAACGATGCCGACGGCATCATCTGGCCTCTGTCCATCGCGCCCTTCGCCGTCGAGCTGCTGCCCCTCAACTACAAGGAGGACGCCGTGCGGGAGGTCACCGACCGCATCTACGACGGCCTGCGCGAGGCCGGCCGCGAGGTCCTGCTGGACGACCGCGACGAGCGCCCCGGCGTCAAGTTCAAGGACGCCGACCTCGTGGGCATCCCGCTGCGGGTCACCATCGGCGCCCGGGGCCTGGCCAAGGGGAACGTGGAACTGCGCTGGCGCAAGGACGGAGCCACCGAGGACGTCCCGGTGGACGAGGCCGTGGCGCGCATCGGCGCGGCACTGGAGAGTGCGACAACATGA
- the yidC gene encoding membrane protein insertase YidC, producing the protein MEKRAFIAVIISILIIILYQEYMRRFYPPVEPPARETATQPRKEQPAPNLVPEQTPLAVPAPATPPLPAPPPLPETASPGTVPVEQGPRPSVREVTVETSGYIARFTSQGARLTSFRLKRYRDDIAENSPLIDMVSHLPGMEYPLGLRVRGTRSGTDQGIVYDVQGADLKLGTADSGSLTFSGVTPAGRRVVKQLTFSGSSYAVDVAVSMEGSPQAPGLLFTTHGQSKGVKKDARFEGVIALRGGDLLRPSEIDTKTPLKLDGGLSWVGFGQTYFVSAFLPPEGVDTSATVVNNLSPERREAMSGWFSMADYSDTVFALEIRTLGSAGAPGTARYQLFMGPKVLNLLKSFRRGLDESIDFGYFGFISVPMLQAMHFFQTYTGNYGLDIILLTLIIKLLLWPLTQKSFVSMKRMQKLQPQMQRLKDKFGDDKTRLNKEMMDLYKRNKVNPLGGCLPMLLQFPFFIGFYNALLTPIELRHASFLWIKDLSRPDWESLPFTLFGFEAGIPVLVLLMGASMFIQQWMSPAIGDPNQRRMMMLMPLIFTVIFVSFPSGLTIYWFVNNLLSILQQYMINRKER; encoded by the coding sequence ATGGAAAAACGAGCTTTCATCGCGGTCATCATCTCGATCCTCATCATCATCCTCTACCAGGAGTACATGAGGCGGTTCTATCCGCCGGTGGAGCCGCCGGCGCGGGAAACCGCGACGCAGCCCCGCAAGGAGCAGCCGGCCCCGAACCTGGTTCCGGAGCAAACCCCGTTGGCCGTGCCGGCGCCGGCGACGCCCCCGTTACCGGCGCCGCCCCCATTGCCGGAAACCGCGTCGCCGGGCACGGTCCCGGTTGAGCAGGGACCGAGGCCTTCCGTCAGGGAAGTGACGGTGGAGACCTCCGGCTACATCGCGCGCTTCACCAGCCAGGGAGCCCGGCTCACGAGCTTCCGCCTGAAGCGCTACCGTGACGATATCGCCGAGAACAGCCCGCTGATCGACATGGTTTCCCACCTCCCCGGCATGGAGTACCCGTTGGGGCTGCGCGTGCGCGGCACGCGGTCGGGGACGGACCAGGGCATCGTGTACGACGTCCAGGGCGCGGACCTCAAGCTGGGAACGGCCGACAGCGGCAGCCTCACCTTCTCGGGCGTTACGCCGGCGGGGCGCCGCGTGGTCAAGCAGTTGACCTTCAGCGGTTCCAGCTACGCCGTGGACGTCGCCGTGTCGATGGAAGGGTCTCCTCAGGCGCCGGGCCTGCTCTTTACGACTCACGGCCAGAGCAAGGGGGTCAAGAAGGACGCCAGGTTCGAGGGCGTCATCGCGTTGCGCGGCGGCGACCTCCTGCGTCCTTCGGAAATCGACACCAAGACCCCGCTCAAGCTGGACGGTGGGCTCTCCTGGGTCGGTTTCGGCCAAACCTATTTCGTCAGCGCGTTCCTGCCCCCGGAGGGCGTGGACACGAGCGCCACGGTGGTCAACAATCTCTCGCCGGAACGGCGGGAAGCCATGTCCGGCTGGTTCTCGATGGCGGACTATTCGGACACGGTATTCGCCCTGGAGATCCGCACCCTGGGCAGCGCGGGTGCGCCGGGCACTGCCCGCTACCAGCTCTTCATGGGGCCCAAGGTCCTCAACCTGCTCAAGTCCTTCCGGCGCGGCCTCGATGAGTCCATCGATTTCGGCTACTTCGGCTTCATCTCGGTGCCGATGCTGCAGGCGATGCATTTCTTCCAGACCTATACCGGGAACTACGGCCTGGACATCATCCTGCTCACGCTCATCATCAAGCTGCTGCTGTGGCCGCTGACGCAGAAGAGCTTCGTCTCCATGAAGCGCATGCAGAAGCTCCAGCCGCAGATGCAGCGCCTCAAGGACAAGTTCGGAGACGACAAGACGCGGCTCAACAAGGAGATGATGGACCTCTACAAGCGGAACAAGGTGAACCCGCTGGGAGGCTGTCTGCCGATGCTCCTGCAGTTCCCCTTCTTCATCGGCTTCTACAACGCCTTGCTGACGCCCATCGAATTGCGCCACGCGAGCTTCCTGTGGATCAAGGACCTGTCGCGTCCCGACTGGGAGTCGCTGCCGTTCACCCTGTTCGGGTTCGAAGCCGGCATACCGGTGCTGGTGCTGCTCATGGGAGCGAGCATGTTCATCCAGCAGTGGATGTCGCCGGCCATCGGCGACCCGAACCAGCGGCGCATGATGATGCTGATGCCGCTGATATTCACCGTGATATTCGTGAGTTTCCCGTCGGGGCTCACCATCTACTGGTTCGTCAACAACCTGCTGAGCATCCTTCAGCAGTACATGATCAACCGCAAAGAGCGCTGA
- a CDS encoding Jag N-terminal domain-containing protein, whose protein sequence is MKQVETEGETLDEAIAKALSLLGVERDEVSLDILAEEKAGVLGFGRQNARVRATVRTAVTAVPDEAASDPGSGDGARESEPVEAAVEVDAPGAAADLSGSDEPAEDPSADVDESVAEARKVGVEVLTEILRLMGVDSRVVVKPGHDSTEVVLDIQGDSGALLIGRRGQTLEALQHIVSRIVAEKVGPDGPQPIVDAEDYRGRRVRTLEDMALRLGEKAKRSRKTQSIDALNARDRRVVHMALKDDPWLTTKSQGQGAFRRLLIVPEGDRRSLDEEGVGDDR, encoded by the coding sequence ATGAAGCAAGTGGAAACGGAAGGGGAAACCCTTGACGAAGCCATCGCCAAGGCGCTGAGTCTGCTGGGCGTCGAGCGGGACGAGGTGTCCCTGGATATTCTGGCGGAAGAGAAGGCGGGAGTGCTCGGTTTCGGGCGCCAGAACGCGCGTGTCCGCGCCACCGTTCGGACGGCGGTGACGGCCGTGCCGGATGAGGCGGCGTCCGATCCGGGTTCCGGAGATGGGGCGCGGGAGAGCGAACCCGTGGAAGCGGCGGTCGAGGTCGACGCGCCCGGCGCCGCCGCCGATCTGTCCGGGTCGGACGAGCCCGCGGAAGATCCGTCCGCGGATGTCGACGAGAGCGTGGCGGAGGCCCGGAAGGTCGGTGTCGAGGTGCTCACGGAGATACTGCGCCTGATGGGTGTCGATTCCAGGGTCGTGGTCAAGCCGGGGCACGATTCCACGGAAGTCGTGCTCGACATCCAGGGCGACAGCGGCGCCCTCCTGATCGGCCGCCGGGGTCAGACCTTGGAAGCGCTGCAGCACATCGTCAGCCGCATCGTCGCGGAGAAGGTCGGACCGGACGGTCCGCAGCCCATCGTCGACGCCGAAGACTACCGCGGCCGGCGTGTCCGCACCCTGGAGGACATGGCCCTCCGACTGGGCGAGAAGGCCAAACGCAGCCGCAAGACCCAGAGCATCGACGCGCTCAACGCGCGCGACCGGCGCGTCGTCCACATGGCGTTGAAGGACGACCCTTGGCTCACCACCAAGAGCCAGGGCCAAGGCGCCTTCCGCCGCCTCCTCATCGTCCCCGAGGGGGACCGGCGTTCGCTCGACGAGGAGGGCGTCGGCGACGACCGGTGA